One genomic segment of Sphingorhabdus sp. M41 includes these proteins:
- a CDS encoding flagellar biosynthetic protein FliQ — translation MEPADVMELAGSAFIVMLTVVGPMLLICLIVGVAIGLFQALTQIQEMTLTFVPKLVAIGIVFLMSLPMIGATLSHLMADISQLITRG, via the coding sequence ATGGAACCGGCCGATGTTATGGAGCTGGCTGGCTCGGCTTTCATAGTCATGCTCACGGTGGTCGGGCCGATGTTGCTCATTTGCCTGATCGTGGGTGTCGCCATCGGCCTATTTCAGGCCCTTACTCAGATTCAGGAAATGACCCTCACTTTTGTGCCCAAGCTGGTTGCGATCGGCATTGTTTTTCTGATGAGCTTGCCCATGATTGGCGCAACCCTGTCTCATTTGATGGCTGACATCAGTCAATTGATCACGCGCGGTTGA
- the flhB gene encoding flagellar biosynthesis protein FlhB — translation MASQGDAAEKTFDPTDRKLAEARKKGEVASAPEMRHATMFCAMVAVLATGGWSLSRLLDLCAALWGGAEDVSLDAGSASLFAGYLAGHFIVALTPILITLMVFALLTLFLQGRPTLAFARLKPNWKKFSPMDGAKRLFGLKALVEFAKTLAKLVLVIAVTMFIVWPKASELGGVVGAPPEAIGRIAHSLLSSMLQAVALLAIVLAIADFAYQRRTFLKKMMMSLQEVKDESKDSDGNPQIKQRIRQIAMEQSRHRMMSDVPTATVIVTNPTHFAVALKYDHDGMAAPVVVAKGVDAIALRIRAIASEARVPIVESPPLARALHAQGELGRPIPVEHYAAVAEIISYVLKLAAEAGRR, via the coding sequence ATGGCCAGTCAAGGTGATGCAGCCGAGAAAACATTTGATCCGACCGACCGCAAGCTAGCGGAGGCGCGCAAAAAAGGCGAGGTCGCGTCGGCGCCTGAAATGCGTCATGCAACGATGTTCTGCGCTATGGTTGCGGTTTTGGCGACCGGCGGCTGGTCGCTCTCGCGATTGTTGGATCTGTGCGCAGCCCTGTGGGGCGGGGCAGAAGACGTCTCGCTCGATGCGGGCTCAGCATCGCTTTTTGCAGGCTACTTGGCGGGACATTTCATCGTCGCTTTGACTCCAATTTTAATCACCCTGATGGTGTTCGCCCTCCTCACTCTGTTCTTGCAAGGCCGCCCCACGCTGGCCTTCGCCAGACTCAAGCCGAACTGGAAAAAATTCTCGCCAATGGATGGCGCGAAACGTCTGTTTGGCTTAAAGGCCTTGGTCGAGTTCGCGAAGACGCTGGCCAAGCTGGTGTTGGTAATCGCAGTGACGATGTTTATCGTTTGGCCAAAGGCATCGGAACTTGGCGGTGTAGTCGGGGCCCCCCCCGAAGCCATCGGCAGGATCGCGCACAGCCTGCTGTCCAGCATGCTTCAGGCAGTGGCGTTGCTGGCGATCGTGTTGGCCATTGCTGATTTTGCCTATCAACGCCGTACCTTCCTGAAAAAGATGATGATGTCTCTGCAGGAGGTGAAAGACGAGTCGAAAGACAGCGATGGCAATCCGCAAATCAAACAGCGCATCCGTCAAATCGCGATGGAGCAATCCCGCCACAGAATGATGAGCGATGTGCCGACTGCGACCGTGATCGTCACCAACCCTACTCATTTCGCTGTCGCACTCAAATATGATCACGATGGGATGGCGGCCCCGGTCGTGGTCGCTAAGGGTGTGGATGCAATCGCCCTGCGCATTCGCGCCATCGCCAGCGAGGCCCGGGTGCCGATCGTCGAAAGTCCGCCGCTCGCCAGGGCACTCCATGCGCAGGGTGAATTGGGCCGGCCGATCCCTGTGGAACATTATGCGGCCGTAGCCGAAATCATCAGCTACGTGTTGAAACTGGCAGCAGAAGCCGGACGAAGATAA
- a CDS encoding response regulator yields the protein MPAASAIKVMVVDDQSSMRAMIRRTLQDLGFKDVRDKPGAAEALDDVRTNRVHLIVSDYNMPDMDGLDFLRQVRADPVIGKTVFIMLTGTADAEVVKMAAEAGVNNYIIKPFSAAALKEKIERVFGELS from the coding sequence ATGCCTGCCGCATCCGCAATAAAAGTAATGGTCGTCGACGATCAATCCAGCATGCGCGCCATGATCCGGCGCACCTTGCAGGATCTCGGCTTCAAAGATGTACGCGACAAGCCCGGTGCTGCCGAAGCGCTTGACGATGTCCGCACCAATCGGGTCCATTTGATCGTGTCGGACTACAATATGCCCGACATGGACGGGCTCGATTTTCTGCGGCAAGTACGCGCCGACCCGGTGATCGGCAAAACCGTGTTTATCATGCTAACCGGCACCGCCGATGCCGAAGTCGTCAAAATGGCAGCGGAGGCCGGGGTCAACAACTATATCATCAAACCTTTCTCCGCCGCTGCGCTGAAGGAAAAAATCGAACGAGTCTTTGGTGAATTGAGTTGA
- a CDS encoding flagellar motor protein MotB translates to MAAGQNDQRPIIIKRVKKVSGGHHGGAWKVAYADFVTAMMAFFMLLWLLSVPDKEVLKGLATYFTVTSAQASSGAGSSSAGGASSNAAGDTVVSQGTPASEAATAGVARGGEARVPDAPLRVMAQELRISISSSEEGRAAKEHIRFEQTPDSLRIDLMDSSRRSMFKPNTAQLNDFARNLLARIARNVSGSRMQLAIEGHTDGVGGLSENNWQLSGQRAHSAHRAMAGAGLSADRFARIVAMAGTQPVYPGQPERPENRRITIVLEPQGSLLPATTDFQF, encoded by the coding sequence ATGGCTGCAGGGCAAAATGATCAGCGCCCGATCATCATCAAACGGGTCAAGAAAGTTTCTGGCGGGCATCACGGTGGCGCCTGGAAAGTGGCCTATGCAGACTTCGTGACAGCCATGATGGCTTTCTTCATGCTCTTGTGGCTGCTGAGCGTTCCCGACAAGGAAGTGCTCAAGGGATTGGCGACTTATTTCACGGTAACTTCTGCGCAAGCCTCATCGGGCGCTGGCAGCAGCTCAGCTGGCGGCGCATCGAGCAATGCTGCTGGCGATACTGTTGTCTCGCAGGGCACGCCGGCATCGGAAGCCGCAACTGCCGGCGTTGCGCGCGGCGGGGAGGCTCGTGTGCCTGACGCCCCCTTGCGGGTCATGGCCCAGGAATTGCGCATATCGATCTCGTCGTCCGAAGAGGGGCGTGCCGCGAAGGAACATATCCGCTTCGAACAGACCCCAGACAGCCTGAGGATCGATCTGATGGACAGCTCCCGCCGGTCGATGTTTAAACCCAATACCGCACAACTCAACGACTTTGCCCGTAACTTGCTGGCTCGGATTGCCCGCAATGTCTCCGGATCACGGATGCAACTGGCGATTGAGGGCCATACTGACGGAGTAGGCGGTCTGTCGGAAAACAACTGGCAGCTCTCGGGCCAGCGTGCGCATAGCGCGCACCGCGCCATGGCCGGGGCCGGCCTCTCCGCCGATCGCTTTGCCAGGATCGTGGCCATGGCGGGTACCCAGCCGGTTTATCCCGGACAGCCCGAGCGCCCCGAAAATCGACGTATTACAATCGTACTCGAACCGCAAGGTTCGCTGCTCCCTGCCACGACCGACTTCCAGTTCTGA
- a CDS encoding rod-binding protein, translated as MSDPSQPLLPVAVARSQPPLPAASEKRTAADMAATAREFEGVFMGQMAKIMLESVEQSPEFSGGQGEAMFRGIMAEKIGSLMAERGGIGLAPAVLEQMIRLQGGE; from the coding sequence ATGAGCGATCCGTCTCAGCCGCTGCTGCCGGTCGCAGTTGCCCGCAGCCAGCCACCCCTGCCAGCTGCGTCTGAAAAACGGACCGCTGCGGACATGGCCGCTACAGCGCGCGAATTCGAAGGCGTGTTCATGGGGCAGATGGCCAAGATCATGTTGGAAAGCGTTGAACAGTCCCCGGAGTTTTCCGGCGGCCAGGGAGAAGCCATGTTTCGCGGGATCATGGCGGAAAAGATCGGCTCCCTGATGGCAGAGCGTGGCGGAATCGGCCTGGCGCCGGCCGTGCTCGAGCAGATGATCCGCTTGCAGGGAGGTGAATAA
- the fliR gene encoding flagellar biosynthetic protein FliR, whose translation MSLNWTDLPQHITLLLVAFTRVGAVLMVLPFFSESAIPGQIRLLFALGLTLALFGLIRPALPTPPSDGTLALLIITEAVTGLAIGMIVRLFFYAITIAGSLASLQVGLTAAVVADQALGGPVPVLAKLATLAATLLCLSLGVHHMWLGAILDSYRLFPVGGLPAAADFATLAVGVAGQAMVLGVSLAAPIVIYGIVFNVALGLATRIAPTIQVFFLIQPLNLMLGLALVGITIGAMLLGFAEATAEFIRTGWQV comes from the coding sequence ATGTCTCTGAATTGGACCGATCTACCGCAGCATATAACATTGCTCTTGGTGGCATTCACCCGGGTGGGTGCCGTGCTGATGGTGCTGCCGTTCTTTTCGGAGAGCGCGATTCCGGGGCAGATACGTCTGTTGTTTGCCCTTGGCCTAACGCTGGCATTATTTGGCCTGATCCGTCCAGCCCTACCCACCCCACCAAGCGATGGCACACTTGCCTTGCTTATCATTACCGAAGCGGTAACCGGACTGGCTATCGGCATGATCGTGCGTTTGTTTTTTTACGCTATTACAATTGCCGGATCGCTGGCCAGCCTGCAAGTCGGGCTTACCGCTGCCGTCGTAGCCGATCAGGCATTGGGCGGACCGGTCCCGGTTCTGGCAAAACTGGCCACGCTGGCTGCGACGCTGTTGTGCCTGTCGTTGGGCGTACATCATATGTGGCTGGGCGCGATCCTCGACAGCTACCGCCTGTTTCCCGTCGGCGGACTTCCTGCCGCAGCCGATTTCGCAACACTGGCCGTGGGGGTAGCAGGCCAGGCCATGGTGCTGGGCGTGTCACTGGCTGCGCCCATCGTCATCTACGGCATCGTCTTTAACGTGGCGCTGGGACTGGCGACCCGCATCGCGCCGACAATACAAGTCTTCTTCTTGATCCAACCACTCAATCTCATGCTTGGTCTGGCCCTTGTAGGTATAACCATCGGTGCCATGCTGCTTGGCTTCGCAGAAGCCACGGCAGAATTTATCCGCACCGGATGGCAGGTGTAG
- the fliP gene encoding flagellar type III secretion system pore protein FliP (The bacterial flagellar biogenesis protein FliP forms a type III secretion system (T3SS)-type pore required for flagellar assembly.): MKYHRILRIAVGGAICLAAMVTPVVARAQGLDIGLGGDGPMSGRIIQLVMMMTVLSLAPGILMTITSFTRIVVALSLLRSGLGAPGVPPNPVIISLALFLSFFVMAPTFEQAWDNGITPYTEGRIDETAAFTRTAEPFRKFMLAEVNESDLQLFIDLSKEKPVSRAEVSLSTLVPAFMISELKRAFEIGFLLLLPFLIIDLAVAAVLMAMGMMMLPPPTISLPMKIIFFVLVDGWALVAGSLVRSFSTG; encoded by the coding sequence ATGAAGTACCACCGCATTCTGCGCATAGCCGTTGGTGGCGCGATTTGCCTGGCCGCCATGGTGACACCGGTGGTGGCGCGTGCGCAGGGACTGGATATCGGACTTGGCGGGGATGGGCCGATGTCAGGGCGGATTATCCAGTTGGTGATGATGATGACGGTGCTGAGCCTGGCCCCGGGCATATTGATGACGATCACTTCATTCACGCGGATTGTGGTTGCCCTTTCGCTATTGCGAAGTGGGTTGGGCGCGCCGGGTGTTCCGCCCAATCCGGTAATTATCAGTCTTGCCCTGTTTCTCAGCTTCTTCGTGATGGCCCCCACATTCGAGCAGGCTTGGGATAATGGGATTACCCCCTATACCGAGGGACGGATCGATGAGACTGCGGCCTTCACCCGCACAGCGGAGCCATTTCGAAAATTCATGCTGGCCGAAGTCAATGAAAGCGATCTTCAGCTGTTCATTGATCTGTCCAAGGAAAAGCCGGTCAGCCGTGCTGAGGTGAGTTTGTCGACGCTGGTCCCGGCCTTCATGATTTCTGAACTGAAACGGGCTTTCGAAATCGGCTTCCTGCTGCTGCTGCCCTTTCTGATTATCGATCTGGCCGTAGCTGCAGTGCTGATGGCGATGGGTATGATGATGCTGCCTCCACCGACCATATCGCTGCCAATGAAGATCATCTTCTTCGTGCTTGTTGATGGCTGGGCTCTTGTCGCTGGGTCATTGGTACGCAGCTTCAGTACTGGCTAG
- a CDS encoding flagellar basal body P-ring protein FlgI, protein MLSRFIPASMILRFMTLVISAAALTLPNAAVAQQQARIKDIVDFQNVRENMLIGYGLVVGLAGTGDKTRNIPFTEESMQSMLERMGINVRDTQLRTKNVAAVSITATMPAFVRTGSRIDVQVSAMGDATSLQGGILIASSLRALDGQIYAVAQGPVAISGFKAQGAASSVTRGVATTARIASGAIIEREVPFALDQSGDMKLALKNPDFTTAQRIAQAINGRYPGVALPLDPATVQLSTGQGQIMDLISGIENLNVAVEQPARIVINEASGTVVLTNDVRISPVAIAQGGLTVSIVEQPIPSQPGPFSNGETVVVPRTDISVDDGSTASLAMIDQGASLQSLIAGLNALGVSPRDLITIIQALKTSGALQAEVMVQ, encoded by the coding sequence ATGCTTTCAAGATTTATCCCGGCATCAATGATACTTCGTTTCATGACGCTGGTGATTTCAGCCGCTGCACTGACCCTGCCAAATGCCGCCGTGGCCCAGCAGCAGGCGCGAATCAAGGACATCGTCGATTTCCAGAATGTACGAGAAAACATGCTCATCGGTTATGGACTGGTGGTTGGCCTGGCAGGAACGGGCGACAAGACACGCAATATTCCATTCACCGAGGAGTCGATGCAGTCGATGCTCGAACGCATGGGTATCAATGTGCGCGACACGCAGCTTCGGACCAAGAACGTCGCAGCGGTTTCTATTACTGCAACCATGCCTGCTTTTGTTCGGACAGGATCACGCATTGATGTGCAGGTTTCAGCCATGGGGGATGCGACCAGTCTGCAAGGCGGTATTCTCATCGCCAGTTCGCTGCGTGCGCTTGATGGGCAGATCTACGCGGTAGCCCAAGGCCCGGTGGCAATCTCCGGCTTCAAGGCGCAAGGCGCCGCCTCCAGCGTGACCCGCGGCGTTGCGACAACCGCCAGGATCGCCAGCGGAGCGATTATCGAACGTGAGGTACCGTTCGCACTCGATCAGTCGGGCGACATGAAACTGGCACTGAAAAATCCCGATTTCACAACAGCGCAGCGCATCGCGCAGGCTATCAACGGCCGCTATCCCGGTGTGGCCCTCCCGCTTGATCCCGCGACCGTGCAGTTGTCAACCGGCCAGGGGCAGATCATGGATCTTATCTCGGGAATCGAAAATCTCAACGTGGCTGTCGAACAGCCTGCTCGGATCGTCATCAATGAAGCATCGGGTACGGTTGTGCTGACCAATGACGTCCGCATCAGCCCGGTGGCAATCGCGCAGGGTGGGCTAACAGTGTCAATAGTCGAACAGCCCATCCCGTCCCAACCGGGACCATTCTCCAATGGGGAAACGGTCGTCGTGCCGCGCACCGATATCTCCGTGGACGATGGAAGCACCGCTTCACTCGCCATGATCGACCAAGGTGCGTCGCTGCAATCGCTGATCGCAGGACTGAACGCATTGGGTGTATCGCCGCGGGACCTGATCACCATAATCCAGGCCCTTAAGACGTCCGGTGCCCTTCAAGCGGAAGTGATGGTTCAATGA
- the flgC gene encoding flagellar basal body rod protein FlgC, producing the protein MSGELDTSLTISASGLKAQSTRMRVIAENLANADSTASEPGGDPYRRRVVDFRAELGRADSVGVKVNGVETDRSDFRRIHQPGHPAADAAGYVSMPNVNALVEAADMKAAQRSYEANLNAIEAARAMLSRTVDLLR; encoded by the coding sequence ATGTCTGGCGAACTTGATACTTCGCTCACCATTTCGGCGAGCGGCCTGAAAGCCCAGTCGACCAGGATGCGAGTAATCGCGGAAAATCTCGCCAACGCGGATTCGACCGCGTCGGAACCCGGCGGCGATCCCTATCGGCGACGTGTGGTCGATTTCAGGGCAGAACTTGGCCGCGCTGACAGTGTCGGTGTAAAAGTCAACGGCGTGGAAACCGACCGTAGCGATTTCCGCCGAATTCATCAGCCGGGGCATCCGGCAGCGGATGCCGCCGGATATGTCTCAATGCCTAATGTAAACGCATTGGTCGAAGCTGCCGATATGAAGGCAGCACAGCGTTCTTACGAGGCCAATCTAAACGCAATCGAGGCCGCGCGCGCGATGCTGTCGCGCACGGTCGATTTGCTAAGATAA
- a CDS encoding flagellar assembly protein FliX produces the protein MKVTGPVEPIRSRTYHQTSDRFDPREGKANNAASSAQTASRPMQVPSAHPAPPSTSMAMLLAVAAANPDREKRRRIAEHGQLALDQLEALDNALALGTVDETLIASLTEWAQQLGLNEPAEVAEIMGEVELRLKVELAKLNRAV, from the coding sequence ATGAAGGTGACAGGGCCGGTCGAGCCGATTCGATCACGGACGTACCACCAGACCTCGGATCGCTTCGATCCGAGGGAGGGCAAGGCGAATAATGCTGCCAGTTCAGCTCAGACCGCTTCTCGCCCAATGCAAGTACCGTCCGCACATCCGGCGCCGCCATCAACGTCGATGGCGATGCTGCTCGCCGTGGCCGCCGCCAATCCGGATCGCGAAAAGCGCCGCCGTATCGCCGAACATGGTCAACTCGCGCTCGACCAGCTCGAAGCGCTCGATAACGCGCTGGCATTAGGCACTGTGGACGAGACTTTGATCGCGAGTTTGACCGAATGGGCGCAGCAACTCGGTCTAAATGAACCAGCAGAAGTGGCGGAGATCATGGGAGAAGTGGAACTGCGGCTGAAGGTGGAGCTGGCCAAGCTCAATCGCGCAGTTTGA
- a CDS encoding protein-glutamate methylesterase/protein-glutamine glutaminase translates to MNAPVKLADDTAASRTIRAMIVDDSAAMRAVLANILAADGDIEVVGSAPDPFVARDMIKRLDPDVLTLDVEMPGMDGLSFLEKIMRLRPMPVVMCSTLTAHGAEVTIEALRLGAVECISKPTGQADDLLAYGHSIRKIVKAAAGASTRTGMLGANHTAVKPQEGGDFREDALIAIGSSTGGVEALFSILPAFPADCPPVLIVQHMPEGFTAGFAKRLDNSCAATVVEAEDAMPIRPGRIYIAPGGSRHMTILGGPRGTIRLKPGPAVTGHSPSVDVLFHSVAKQCPPTAAVGTILTGMGEDGADGLRTMRQAGAATFGQSAESCVIYGMPRAAMERGAVERELALSALPVPMLAACRTN, encoded by the coding sequence ATGAACGCACCCGTCAAACTCGCGGACGATACCGCCGCAAGCCGCACGATCCGGGCAATGATTGTCGACGATAGCGCCGCCATGCGTGCCGTGCTGGCAAATATACTTGCGGCCGATGGGGACATTGAGGTGGTAGGGTCAGCGCCCGACCCCTTCGTAGCGCGCGACATGATCAAGCGGCTTGATCCTGATGTACTGACACTCGATGTCGAAATGCCCGGTATGGACGGTTTGTCCTTTCTCGAGAAAATCATGCGTTTGCGCCCGATGCCGGTCGTAATGTGTTCAACGCTTACTGCCCATGGTGCTGAGGTGACCATCGAAGCCCTGCGCTTGGGCGCGGTTGAATGCATTTCCAAGCCGACGGGCCAGGCCGACGATTTGCTGGCCTATGGGCATTCAATCCGCAAAATCGTAAAGGCCGCCGCCGGCGCTTCGACCCGTACGGGAATGCTTGGTGCGAACCACACTGCCGTCAAGCCCCAGGAGGGAGGGGATTTTCGAGAGGACGCGCTGATTGCCATCGGGTCATCTACCGGCGGAGTCGAAGCGCTGTTTTCGATCCTTCCAGCCTTCCCTGCGGATTGCCCGCCCGTGCTCATCGTCCAGCATATGCCAGAGGGTTTCACTGCAGGGTTCGCTAAGCGTCTGGACAATTCATGTGCCGCCACGGTGGTCGAAGCGGAGGATGCGATGCCGATACGCCCGGGCAGGATATATATCGCACCGGGAGGCTCGCGCCACATGACGATATTAGGCGGGCCGCGCGGGACTATCCGCCTGAAACCCGGCCCCGCTGTGACCGGGCATAGTCCATCGGTCGACGTATTGTTCCATTCGGTCGCCAAACAATGCCCGCCAACCGCCGCTGTCGGCACCATCCTTACCGGGATGGGCGAAGACGGCGCCGATGGTCTGCGCACCATGCGCCAAGCGGGCGCAGCGACCTTCGGTCAATCTGCAGAGAGCTGCGTAATCTACGGCATGCCGCGAGCGGCAATGGAAAGGGGCGCAGTCGAACGCGAACTGGCTCTGTCCGCGCTGCCAGTTCCCATGCTCGCCGCCTGTCGAACCAACTGA
- a CDS encoding FliO/MopB family protein, with amino-acid sequence MIEFAPVLRMLGALGIVLGLLWAALWVVRRYRITLPGGLASSAWSGRNDRRLEIVERLSLDQKRSVIILRADEREYLLTLAGDGAVLLDSSEASEAPQRERDEPVGGAVIPFRQFLAKAMPDGMANPLRRRAGATK; translated from the coding sequence ATGATTGAATTTGCCCCCGTTCTGCGCATGTTGGGTGCGCTCGGTATCGTTCTGGGCCTGTTATGGGCTGCCCTGTGGGTCGTCCGTCGCTATCGCATCACGTTGCCCGGTGGGCTGGCAAGCTCCGCGTGGAGCGGCCGAAATGACCGCCGTCTTGAAATAGTAGAACGATTATCACTCGACCAAAAACGCTCCGTGATTATTCTGCGTGCGGATGAACGCGAATATCTGCTGACACTTGCCGGAGATGGTGCTGTGCTGCTCGACAGCTCCGAGGCGTCGGAAGCACCGCAGCGAGAGCGTGACGAGCCGGTTGGGGGTGCCGTAATTCCCTTTAGACAATTCCTTGCCAAGGCCATGCCCGATGGGATGGCCAATCCGCTGCGCCGCCGTGCCGGAGCGACCAAATGA
- a CDS encoding FliM/FliN family flagellar motor switch protein has product MSVLGDIYLDVSIVLGTTKVPIHQILKMSRGAIISLDASRDDPSEVLVNGRAIARGEVQVQNEGISLEITEIMEREVE; this is encoded by the coding sequence ATGTCAGTATTGGGCGATATTTACTTGGATGTTTCCATAGTGCTCGGGACCACGAAGGTTCCGATCCATCAAATCCTGAAAATGAGTCGCGGAGCGATAATTTCGCTCGACGCGTCGCGAGACGATCCATCCGAGGTGCTCGTAAATGGTCGCGCCATCGCACGCGGCGAAGTGCAAGTGCAGAATGAAGGGATATCGCTGGAGATAACCGAAATCATGGAGCGTGAAGTCGAATGA
- a CDS encoding flagellar basal body rod protein FlgB — translation MTNLVAGLVAGMKHLAQRQNVVARNIANADTAGYKARELEKPDFAAALGKAGSTGIAKPRVTISPAMQAIGARGPILAGSMILDQNVSETKPDGNNVTLEDQVMKLGTIQADFTALTGLYKKQMQLMRIATRGN, via the coding sequence ATGACCAATCTCGTCGCCGGCCTCGTTGCCGGTATGAAACATCTTGCACAGCGCCAAAATGTGGTGGCTCGTAATATCGCCAATGCCGATACGGCCGGCTACAAGGCGCGCGAGCTTGAAAAACCGGACTTTGCCGCCGCCTTAGGCAAGGCCGGATCTACCGGCATTGCCAAGCCGCGCGTTACGATCAGTCCGGCAATGCAGGCGATTGGCGCGCGTGGCCCCATACTGGCGGGGTCGATGATCCTCGACCAGAATGTAAGCGAAACCAAGCCCGACGGGAATAATGTGACGCTGGAAGACCAGGTGATGAAGCTCGGAACGATCCAGGCAGACTTCACCGCATTGACCGGCCTCTACAAGAAGCAGATGCAGCTGATGCGGATCGCCACGCGCGGCAACTAG
- a CDS encoding chemotaxis protein CheD has translation MSGDGNVLITTLLGSCVAVCLYDGVARLGGMNHFLLGEPGDSTEQRDDTFQRYGSHAIEVLINALMKRGARRENLRAQIYGGANLIAGLGHIGSQNAAFALRFMETENISVGVFDTGGKAARRVEFQPFAGKARAMTVQDEVPLPKQMPQTLPTNDIELF, from the coding sequence GTGAGCGGAGATGGCAACGTCTTGATCACTACGCTGCTGGGGTCCTGTGTGGCCGTTTGCCTTTACGACGGTGTGGCGCGATTGGGCGGCATGAACCATTTCCTGTTGGGCGAGCCAGGCGACAGCACAGAGCAGCGTGACGATACCTTTCAACGCTATGGCAGCCATGCGATAGAGGTGCTGATTAACGCCTTGATGAAGCGCGGGGCTCGCCGGGAAAATCTGCGTGCCCAGATTTACGGCGGCGCAAATTTGATAGCGGGATTGGGCCATATCGGTAGCCAGAATGCCGCCTTCGCATTGCGCTTCATGGAGACCGAAAATATTTCGGTGGGCGTTTTCGATACCGGGGGCAAGGCCGCACGGCGGGTGGAATTCCAACCGTTTGCAGGCAAGGCTCGCGCGATGACTGTACAAGATGAAGTACCGCTACCCAAGCAGATGCCCCAAACGCTGCCCACCAACGACATCGAACTCTTCTGA
- a CDS encoding flagellar hook-basal body complex protein FliE has protein sequence MTIGALDAAMAYGRTALPTSQPSTTPIAGVQADMQVGSNGDFGSLVSGMVTDAATSLKTAEQVGLQQVGGKGNLIDVVTAIGAAEQALDTVVAVRDRVVSAYGEIMRMQI, from the coding sequence ATGACGATAGGTGCGCTTGACGCCGCAATGGCCTATGGCCGGACTGCCCTACCAACATCCCAACCGTCCACTACTCCGATCGCCGGTGTGCAGGCCGATATGCAAGTCGGCAGCAACGGGGATTTCGGATCGCTGGTTTCAGGCATGGTTACCGACGCAGCCACATCGCTCAAGACTGCTGAGCAGGTTGGGTTGCAGCAGGTCGGCGGCAAGGGCAATCTGATCGATGTGGTCACCGCAATCGGTGCGGCGGAACAAGCGCTCGACACGGTGGTCGCTGTGCGCGATCGTGTCGTAAGCGCTTATGGCGAAATCATGCGGATGCAGATCTGA